The following are encoded in a window of Ensifer adhaerens genomic DNA:
- a CDS encoding amidase: protein MTIVSDDFTLLSLTEIGDRIKRGSISSLAITEAQLRRIARLEPDLHAYAQVMDASALEQAKVADEEIAAGRHRGPLHGVPIAVKDLCWIEGVPTRAGTLVHGNFVPDEDATVVRRLRQAGAIIIGKTQMTEGAYSDYHPAITPSVNPWNADYWTGISSSGSAVAAAAGLCFGAIASDTGGSIRWPAAANGVTGLKPTWGRVSRHGVFDLAPSLDHIGTIARNAMDAGIILAAIAGSDPKDPTAAAQPVPDFASASRSGVGGLRIGFDPGWNSEDVEPQTQAALAAASDVFSDLGAHMVEIRFPDVSQAVADWVPNCAVEAAAVHARDFAANKDLYGPILAGVIEKGKAVSEAEYQQILLRRAIFRRDVEALFASVDLILTPVQPFAPLTLAAIATLGEQPDLIARLQRYTCPLDMSGHPALTFPAGVTKDEMPIGLQLLAGQFQELTLVRAGAAFQGHTAWHQRHPGKG from the coding sequence ATGACGATAGTTTCGGATGATTTCACTTTGCTCAGCCTCACGGAGATCGGAGACAGAATCAAAAGAGGGAGCATTTCCTCGCTGGCGATCACCGAGGCGCAGCTTCGGCGCATCGCGCGACTGGAACCGGACCTCCACGCCTATGCGCAGGTGATGGACGCAAGCGCGCTGGAACAGGCGAAGGTGGCGGATGAGGAAATCGCCGCTGGACGCCATCGCGGCCCGCTGCACGGCGTTCCGATCGCCGTCAAAGACCTGTGCTGGATCGAAGGCGTGCCAACGAGGGCTGGCACACTCGTCCATGGCAATTTTGTTCCGGACGAAGACGCCACTGTCGTCAGACGCCTCAGGCAAGCAGGCGCGATCATTATCGGCAAGACGCAAATGACCGAGGGAGCGTATTCGGACTACCATCCGGCAATAACCCCGTCTGTCAATCCATGGAACGCGGACTACTGGACCGGGATTTCCTCGAGCGGTTCAGCTGTCGCGGCGGCAGCGGGCCTTTGTTTCGGTGCGATCGCGTCCGACACCGGCGGCTCGATCCGCTGGCCGGCGGCCGCAAATGGTGTCACGGGCCTCAAACCGACATGGGGGCGGGTCAGTCGGCACGGCGTTTTCGATCTCGCTCCCTCCCTCGACCACATCGGTACGATTGCGCGAAACGCCATGGATGCGGGGATCATTCTTGCCGCCATCGCGGGAAGTGATCCGAAGGACCCGACGGCGGCAGCGCAACCGGTGCCGGATTTCGCTTCCGCTTCGCGAAGCGGGGTCGGCGGTCTGCGGATAGGCTTTGATCCAGGGTGGAACAGCGAGGACGTGGAGCCTCAGACACAGGCCGCACTCGCCGCGGCCTCGGACGTTTTTTCCGATCTTGGCGCGCACATGGTCGAGATCAGGTTCCCGGACGTGAGCCAGGCCGTTGCCGATTGGGTGCCGAACTGCGCCGTGGAGGCGGCAGCCGTTCACGCGCGAGACTTTGCTGCGAACAAAGACTTGTACGGGCCTATCCTTGCCGGCGTCATTGAAAAGGGCAAAGCCGTCTCGGAGGCGGAGTATCAGCAGATCCTTCTGCGACGCGCGATTTTCCGCCGTGACGTCGAAGCCTTGTTTGCATCCGTCGACCTGATTTTGACCCCGGTTCAGCCGTTCGCTCCCCTGACACTCGCTGCCATCGCGACACTTGGTGAGCAGCCGGATCTGATCGCTAGGCTGCAGCGCTATACCTGCCCCCTCGATATGAGCGGCCATCCGGCACTGACTTTCCCTGCAGGTGTCACAAAGGACGAGATGCCGATCGGCCTTCAATTGCTGGCTGGTCAGTTCCAGGAACTGACCCTTGTGCGCGCCGGAGCGGCATTCCAGGGGCATACGGCTTGGCACCAGAGACACCCGGGAAAAGGGTGA
- a CDS encoding aldo/keto reductase yields the protein MKKRILGRAGLEVSALGFGCMGLDFGYASKVSRQEGVTLIRQAVDRGVTFFDTAEVYGPFTNEGMVGEALKPVRDRVAIATKFGFNIVDGKQSGLSSRPEHIRSVCDASLKRLGVDVIDLFYQHRVDPNVPIEDVAGAVKDLIAAGKVRHFGLSEPGAQTVRRAHAVQPVTTLQNEYSLWTRGPETNGILEACEELGIGLVPYSPLGKGFLTGAMSKDTRLGEGDFRKILPRFTPEAMEKNQALVDLLKRIADDRGATPAQIALAWLLAQKPWIVPIPGTTKLHRLEENLASVNVALTDADLAEIETAAAAIPIEGERYPEQLLKTTGL from the coding sequence ATGAAGAAGCGAATTCTCGGAAGAGCGGGTCTAGAAGTCTCAGCCCTCGGCTTTGGCTGCATGGGCCTGGATTTCGGCTATGCCAGCAAGGTCAGCAGGCAGGAGGGCGTTACGCTGATCCGCCAGGCGGTCGATCGCGGCGTGACCTTCTTCGATACCGCGGAGGTCTACGGCCCCTTCACCAACGAGGGGATGGTCGGCGAGGCCCTGAAGCCCGTACGCGACCGCGTGGCCATCGCCACCAAGTTCGGCTTCAACATCGTTGACGGCAAGCAGTCGGGCTTGAGCAGTCGGCCGGAGCACATCCGCTCGGTCTGCGACGCATCGCTGAAACGCCTCGGGGTCGATGTCATCGACCTCTTCTATCAGCATCGCGTCGATCCAAACGTGCCGATCGAGGACGTCGCAGGCGCTGTGAAGGATCTCATCGCTGCCGGCAAGGTTCGGCACTTCGGCCTGTCCGAGCCCGGGGCTCAAACCGTGCGGCGGGCGCATGCAGTCCAGCCGGTCACGACGCTCCAGAACGAGTATTCGCTCTGGACCCGCGGCCCGGAGACGAACGGCATCCTTGAAGCCTGCGAAGAGCTCGGCATTGGCCTTGTGCCCTATAGCCCGCTCGGAAAGGGCTTTCTTACCGGTGCGATGAGCAAGGATACCAGGCTCGGCGAGGGCGACTTCCGCAAGATCCTGCCGCGCTTCACGCCCGAGGCAATGGAAAAGAACCAGGCGCTCGTCGATCTCCTGAAGAGGATCGCGGACGACAGGGGCGCCACGCCTGCGCAAATCGCGCTCGCCTGGTTGCTGGCACAAAAGCCATGGATCGTCCCGATCCCCGGCACGACCAAGCTTCATCGCCTGGAAGAGAACCTCGCCTCGGTCAATGTCGCGCTGACGGATGCCGATCTCGCAGAAATCGAAACAGCGGCCGCGGCAATCCCGATCGAGGGAGAGCGCTACCCAGAACAGTTGCTGAAGACGACCGGCCTCTAA
- a CDS encoding LysR family transcriptional regulator, which yields MKRDELGDLVAFLTVGEERSFTRAAARLGTSQSSLSHTVRRLEERMGVRLLTRTTRNVVPTDAGEQLMETLRPAFNDIRSRLDALSAMRQQPGGTIRITSSRHAAETILMPAVKRLMAEYREISVEISIDQRFVDLVTERYDAGVRLGESIEKDMIAVRIGPDLRMVVAGSPDYFARYPRPQTPHDLTGHNCINLRLPTLGGLYAWEFERDGRPLNVRVEGQFVSNDVPMIIDAALGGLGLACLPDDHLGPLVKSGRLVPVLEDWCPPFPGFHLYYPSRRLASPAFALLVEALRFRGA from the coding sequence ATGAAGCGAGATGAACTGGGTGATCTTGTCGCGTTCCTGACGGTTGGCGAGGAACGTAGCTTCACCCGAGCGGCCGCCCGCCTCGGCACGTCCCAGTCGTCGCTCAGCCATACGGTGCGACGGCTTGAGGAGCGCATGGGCGTGCGCCTCTTGACCCGGACGACGCGCAATGTCGTGCCGACGGACGCAGGGGAACAACTGATGGAGACGCTGCGCCCGGCCTTCAACGACATTCGCAGCCGGCTCGACGCGCTGAGCGCGATGCGCCAGCAGCCGGGCGGCACCATCCGCATAACCTCCAGCCGCCACGCGGCCGAGACGATCCTCATGCCCGCCGTGAAAAGGCTGATGGCCGAGTATCGAGAGATCAGCGTCGAGATCTCGATCGACCAGCGCTTCGTCGATTTGGTCACTGAGCGCTATGATGCGGGTGTGCGGCTGGGCGAAAGCATCGAAAAGGACATGATCGCCGTCCGCATAGGTCCGGATCTCAGAATGGTGGTGGCGGGGTCGCCGGACTATTTTGCACGCTACCCCAGGCCTCAGACACCTCATGATCTGACGGGACACAATTGCATCAATCTGCGCCTGCCCACGCTTGGCGGACTATACGCGTGGGAGTTCGAACGCGACGGTCGCCCGCTCAATGTCCGCGTCGAAGGGCAATTCGTCTCTAATGATGTGCCGATGATCATCGACGCGGCTTTAGGCGGCCTGGGCCTTGCCTGTCTTCCCGACGATCACTTGGGACCGCTCGTCAAATCGGGGCGGCTGGTGCCCGTGCTAGAAGATTGGTGCCCGCCTTTTCCCGGATTCCATCTCTACTATCCAAGCCGGCGGCTGGCGTCGCCCGCGTTTGCATTGCTGGTCGAGGCATTGCGCTTTCGCGGTGCCTAG
- the gcvA gene encoding transcriptional regulator GcvA → MSRHLPPLNALKAFEAAARHLSVKMAAHELCVTPGAVSQMLKSLETHLGVKLFERVTRGIYLTDAGRDYLPAVRNAFRQIAEASRRVMASNDSGMLTVSVTPFFASAWLLPRMHSFQEISPEIDLQIVASSTLADFSRGSVDVAVRHGAGRYPGLRSDRVVTVEMVAVAAPDLVDRLGVPRCADDLIRWPHVHDADRKGWSLWFQANGVEEFRSPRGPSFDDSSLILKAILSGHGAGLLPAAMIAAELASGELVKLLDAALIDEFAYYLVCPEHAQDNPKIATFRDWILNVEKTPLAKTSTAQNSLRPG, encoded by the coding sequence ATGAGCCGCCACCTTCCCCCGCTCAATGCCCTGAAGGCTTTCGAGGCCGCCGCCCGCCATCTCTCGGTCAAGATGGCGGCCCACGAGCTTTGCGTCACTCCGGGCGCTGTCAGCCAGATGTTGAAATCGCTCGAGACGCATCTTGGCGTGAAGCTGTTTGAACGAGTGACACGCGGCATCTATTTGACCGATGCGGGCCGGGACTACCTGCCAGCGGTCCGCAATGCCTTTCGCCAGATTGCCGAAGCCTCGCGACGCGTCATGGCCTCCAACGACAGCGGCATGCTGACAGTCAGCGTCACGCCATTCTTCGCATCGGCATGGCTCTTGCCGCGCATGCATTCCTTCCAGGAGATCAGCCCCGAAATCGATCTCCAAATCGTCGCAAGCAGCACCCTTGCCGATTTCTCCCGCGGCAGCGTCGATGTCGCGGTGCGTCATGGTGCCGGCCGTTATCCGGGCTTGCGCAGCGACCGCGTCGTAACCGTCGAGATGGTCGCCGTGGCAGCTCCTGATCTCGTCGATCGCCTCGGCGTCCCTCGATGCGCGGACGATCTCATCCGCTGGCCGCATGTCCATGATGCCGACCGCAAGGGATGGAGCCTTTGGTTCCAGGCAAATGGCGTGGAAGAGTTCCGTTCTCCCCGCGGTCCGTCGTTTGACGATAGCAGCCTTATTTTGAAGGCGATCCTGTCTGGCCATGGCGCAGGGTTGCTGCCCGCTGCAATGATTGCAGCGGAACTCGCCAGCGGTGAGTTGGTGAAGCTCCTGGACGCGGCTTTGATAGACGAGTTTGCCTATTACCTGGTGTGTCCCGAGCACGCCCAGGACAATCCAAAGATTGCGACCTTCCGGGATTGGATACTCAATGTGGAGAAGACGCCGTTGGCCAAAACGTCCACGGCTCAGAACAGCCTCCGTCCTGGCTGA
- a CDS encoding TetR/AcrR family transcriptional regulator: MKANDKRRERGDRARANILHHATQIASVEGLEGLTFGRVAADAGVARGNVQVLFGDREALQLATIENGVALYAETVVGPAMALPTAVERLIALIEGWYTFVEQRTLPGGCLVHALSSEYRTRPGEIRDRVEHHRAEARQRIVDLANAAINAGELQGGIDVGVLAFELTSYQASANVAALMGEPEQFELARRASRERLAAARGV, translated from the coding sequence ATGAAGGCGAACGACAAGCGGAGGGAGCGCGGCGATCGCGCCCGGGCGAACATTCTTCATCACGCGACGCAGATCGCGTCGGTGGAGGGGCTGGAGGGATTGACGTTCGGACGGGTCGCGGCTGATGCCGGTGTGGCGAGAGGCAACGTTCAGGTTCTCTTTGGCGACCGGGAAGCCTTGCAGTTGGCGACGATCGAGAACGGCGTGGCACTTTATGCCGAAACGGTGGTTGGCCCCGCGATGGCACTCCCGACAGCGGTCGAGCGCCTGATCGCTCTGATTGAGGGATGGTACACATTCGTTGAGCAGCGAACACTACCCGGCGGCTGCCTGGTGCATGCGCTCAGCAGCGAGTATCGCACCCGGCCGGGAGAGATCCGCGACCGTGTCGAGCATCACCGGGCCGAGGCGAGACAGCGTATCGTCGATCTGGCAAACGCGGCGATCAACGCAGGCGAACTTCAAGGCGGCATTGATGTCGGCGTGCTGGCCTTCGAACTGACGTCCTACCAGGCATCGGCCAATGTGGCAGCGCTCATGGGGGAGCCTGAGCAGTTCGAGCTGGCACGCCGTGCGTCCAGGGAGCGCCTTGCCGCGGCACGGGGTGTGTGA
- a CDS encoding pyridoxamine 5'-phosphate oxidase family protein, giving the protein MDNDPFHAGEQQLQSLFAVREQLAGSRAIQASLPPGFAGFLAELHYVVLAVPDREGRIWVTMVFGRPGFLSAPDAMRVRVAARPDAADPVARGIVEGTPIAILAIDLSTRRRIRVNGSVGRVGQSDFVVDVQQAFGNCPQYIRPRDVKQAVGASGEPLLISADTSLARRVVAGADTFFVATRAASDAGGDMDVSHRGGPPGFVRWDGECLIWPEYRGNYYFNTLGNLLVDPACCLLFPDFGTGEMVVMTGHAVLDGFDGRLRRSHEGMPMNGLVRFKPDLLMSRTALARP; this is encoded by the coding sequence ATGGACAACGACCCCTTTCACGCCGGAGAGCAGCAACTCCAGAGCCTCTTTGCCGTCCGTGAGCAACTGGCCGGGTCGCGCGCGATACAGGCGAGCCTGCCACCCGGCTTTGCGGGTTTCCTTGCGGAACTGCACTATGTCGTTCTTGCCGTGCCTGACCGGGAGGGGCGGATCTGGGTCACCATGGTCTTCGGTCGGCCCGGCTTTCTGAGCGCACCAGATGCCATGCGTGTGCGTGTCGCAGCACGCCCTGACGCCGCAGATCCAGTGGCTCGTGGCATTGTCGAGGGAACTCCGATCGCGATCCTTGCGATCGATCTTTCGACCCGGCGGCGCATCCGCGTCAACGGTAGCGTAGGTCGGGTGGGACAAAGCGATTTTGTCGTCGACGTGCAGCAGGCCTTTGGAAACTGTCCGCAATACATTCGTCCGAGGGACGTTAAACAGGCGGTCGGCGCAAGTGGAGAGCCGCTTCTGATCTCGGCCGATACAAGTTTGGCTCGACGTGTCGTTGCTGGTGCCGATACGTTTTTCGTTGCGACCCGCGCCGCCTCCGATGCCGGCGGCGATATGGATGTTTCCCATCGCGGCGGTCCGCCTGGTTTCGTTCGGTGGGACGGCGAATGCCTGATCTGGCCGGAATATCGCGGCAACTACTATTTCAACACCCTCGGCAACCTGCTCGTCGATCCTGCCTGCTGTCTGCTGTTTCCTGATTTTGGCACGGGCGAGATGGTGGTCATGACCGGACACGCCGTGCTCGACGGCTTCGACGGCCGCCTGAGGCGCTCGCATGAGGGCATGCCGATGAACGGGCTGGTTCGCTTCAAGCCTGACCTCCTGATGAGCCGCACTGCGCTGGCGCGCCCGTAG
- a CDS encoding GNAT family N-acetyltransferase: MILNESFADNPMFVPVSRAEFEFQAKEMKWIMDPRISAVAEKDGTPAGAVIAIPDVNPMLKAMGSRLGLTAPWYLLKHRLKRRRAVIIFQGVKPEHQGRGLNPLLLAHVLGEMRRAGYDTAGGTWIADVNAASLRQAEKAGARPLHRLHLFGKTL, translated from the coding sequence TTGATCCTCAACGAGAGCTTCGCAGACAATCCGATGTTCGTGCCCGTCAGCCGTGCGGAGTTCGAGTTTCAGGCCAAGGAGATGAAGTGGATCATGGATCCACGCATTTCGGCGGTCGCGGAAAAGGACGGCACGCCTGCCGGCGCGGTGATCGCCATTCCTGATGTCAATCCGATGCTGAAGGCGATGGGCTCACGGCTGGGACTGACTGCGCCCTGGTACCTGCTCAAGCATCGCCTGAAGCGCCGCCGCGCCGTGATCATATTCCAGGGTGTGAAGCCGGAACACCAGGGACGCGGGCTCAACCCGCTGCTGCTTGCCCATGTGCTGGGCGAGATGCGCCGTGCCGGCTATGACACCGCCGGTGGCACCTGGATTGCAGACGTCAACGCGGCGAGCCTGAGACAGGCGGAGAAGGCGGGCGCAAGGCCGCTTCATCGCCTGCATCTCTTCGGAAAGACGCTATGA
- a CDS encoding HesA/MoeB/ThiF family protein, with amino-acid sequence MSSQFSYETFTTRNIGFVTEAEQRRLSQATVFVCGTGGMGGACIQSLARAGIGRLVLADIDDFELSNLNRQVFCFADTIGMPKAQATRELCLKINPGLDVTVYGPEWTDHADAIIAAADVVINGTDDLGASLLLYRTSRDHGQTVIDAYASPLPSVYVTRPQDSMPEERLGYPTVGTAWNALTPDQRAEAFLREAEYVMVHSSSRHHVDLSLAGEVIAGTRSRMSFAPMVISTGTLMAYEAIHAILGRPQSADCRGWFFNPHAGRVERPRNALVAALLRPLVRRYLTRLAAPATP; translated from the coding sequence ATGAGCAGCCAATTTTCCTACGAGACCTTCACCACACGCAACATCGGCTTCGTCACCGAAGCGGAACAACGGCGCCTGAGCCAGGCGACCGTTTTCGTCTGTGGAACCGGCGGCATGGGTGGCGCCTGTATCCAGTCGCTCGCGCGCGCCGGGATTGGTCGCCTGGTTCTTGCCGATATCGATGATTTCGAGCTTTCGAACCTCAACCGGCAGGTCTTCTGCTTCGCCGACACGATCGGCATGCCGAAGGCGCAGGCAACCCGCGAGCTTTGCCTCAAGATCAATCCCGGCCTGGACGTGACCGTCTACGGGCCCGAATGGACCGACCATGCCGATGCGATCATTGCCGCAGCCGATGTCGTCATCAACGGAACCGACGATCTCGGCGCCAGCCTGCTGCTCTATCGCACGTCGCGAGATCACGGCCAGACGGTGATCGACGCCTACGCCTCGCCGCTGCCCTCCGTCTATGTGACACGCCCGCAGGATTCGATGCCCGAGGAGCGGCTCGGTTATCCGACTGTCGGCACGGCCTGGAACGCGTTGACGCCGGACCAGCGGGCCGAGGCGTTCCTGCGCGAGGCGGAATATGTGATGGTGCATTCGTCGTCCCGTCACCATGTCGACCTGTCGCTCGCCGGTGAAGTGATCGCCGGCACCCGCAGCCGCATGTCTTTCGCGCCGATGGTGATCTCAACGGGCACATTGATGGCCTATGAGGCGATCCATGCAATCCTCGGCCGCCCACAGTCCGCCGATTGCCGCGGCTGGTTCTTCAACCCGCATGCCGGACGCGTCGAGCGACCCCGCAATGCGCTCGTTGCGGCACTGCTGCGACCGCTGGTAAGGCGCTACCTGACCCGACTTGCAGCTCCGGCGACGCCATGA
- a CDS encoding sugar ABC transporter substrate-binding protein, with amino-acid sequence MGQASGQRVQEHHRSRFPEIKIVAEKAGGTKDAGMAATDWTKSHPDIHGIFTAADTMAIESIKSLTQAGATDKIKVSTSNLNDAARAALERGTLTCASLQPAVSMGRDAMREAAAAIEGGKVLGRIEAPALLVTREKVASYDFSKIIAPADYQP; translated from the coding sequence GTGGGCCAAGCTTCGGGTCAACGGGTTCAAGAGCACCATCGAAGCCGATTTCCCGAGATCAAGATCGTCGCCGAAAAGGCCGGCGGCACCAAGGATGCGGGCATGGCGGCGACCGACTGGACCAAGAGCCACCCGGACATTCACGGCATCTTCACCGCGGCCGACACCATGGCGATAGAGTCGATCAAGTCGCTGACACAGGCTGGGGCGACCGACAAGATCAAGGTCTCGACCTCGAACCTCAACGACGCCGCGCGCGCCGCCCTTGAAAGGGGCACGCTCACCTGCGCGTCGCTTCAGCCGGCAGTGTCGATGGGACGCGATGCGATGCGCGAGGCGGCCGCCGCGATCGAAGGCGGCAAGGTGCTGGGCCGCATTGAAGCCCCCGCTTTGCTGGTGACGCGCGAAAAGGTCGCCTCCTACGATTTCAGCAAGATCATCGCCCCTGCCGACTACCAGCCCTGA
- a CDS encoding MFS transporter: MNAHRQRQGIFYGWVVVAATFTLTFVGFGSAYTFSAFIEVLQQDLGASRGSVSLVFSLAGFLYFALGVISGPLADRFGARSLCLVGMVLVGFGLALAGQARTIAEVYAAYGLGIGLGVGCAYVPALGAVQRWFVARRGLASGLAVSGIGLGTLVMPPLATWLIAALGWREAYLVLGGAAAAFGIGAALLLENDPGRRGLRPDGVFVEPGVVNSAAKEGVSVKDAIRTRQFVGMYVACLLSAVGVFVPFVHLVPFAVDHQIAPTVAVLLLSAIGVGSTAGRFCLGGLADRLGRDTFLAAMYAGIAVSLAVWAFATGLLALVAFALLFGLFYGGWVAVLPAVVADHFGRRNVGGIIGLLYTSVAIGTLIGPSLAGFIYDASHSYFPAIAISGGANAVAALVAIVTIGLKSRTAAEGL, encoded by the coding sequence ATGAACGCTCACCGCCAGCGCCAAGGCATCTTCTACGGATGGGTCGTCGTCGCCGCGACGTTTACGCTGACATTCGTAGGTTTTGGTAGCGCCTATACCTTCAGCGCCTTCATCGAGGTATTGCAGCAGGATCTCGGGGCATCGCGTGGCTCCGTTTCGCTTGTTTTTTCTTTGGCAGGGTTTTTGTACTTCGCCCTGGGCGTGATTTCCGGTCCCCTTGCGGATCGGTTCGGAGCAAGATCGCTTTGCCTTGTCGGCATGGTGCTTGTCGGCTTCGGCCTTGCCTTGGCGGGCCAGGCGCGCACCATCGCCGAGGTCTATGCCGCCTATGGGCTCGGAATAGGTCTGGGCGTGGGATGTGCCTATGTGCCGGCCCTTGGGGCCGTTCAGCGCTGGTTCGTCGCGCGACGTGGCCTGGCATCGGGTCTTGCGGTCAGCGGTATCGGCTTGGGCACGCTTGTCATGCCGCCGCTGGCGACTTGGTTGATCGCCGCTTTGGGCTGGAGAGAGGCCTATCTGGTGCTCGGTGGAGCGGCCGCGGCCTTCGGCATAGGCGCCGCATTGCTGCTCGAAAACGATCCGGGGCGACGTGGTCTTCGGCCGGACGGAGTCTTCGTCGAACCGGGCGTCGTGAATTCGGCAGCAAAGGAGGGCGTTTCGGTCAAGGATGCGATACGGACTCGGCAATTTGTCGGCATGTATGTCGCATGCCTGTTGAGTGCAGTCGGCGTGTTCGTTCCCTTTGTTCATCTCGTCCCGTTTGCAGTCGATCACCAGATCGCTCCGACGGTCGCCGTTCTCCTCCTGAGCGCGATCGGTGTTGGGAGCACGGCGGGGCGCTTCTGCCTTGGGGGGCTTGCCGATCGTTTGGGTCGCGACACTTTCCTGGCGGCAATGTACGCGGGCATCGCCGTGTCGCTTGCGGTTTGGGCCTTTGCGACCGGGCTTTTGGCCCTTGTTGCCTTTGCTCTGTTGTTCGGATTGTTCTACGGTGGCTGGGTCGCGGTGCTGCCGGCCGTGGTTGCCGATCATTTCGGCCGCCGCAATGTGGGCGGGATCATCGGGCTTCTTTACACGAGCGTCGCAATCGGCACGCTGATCGGCCCGAGCCTCGCCGGCTTTATCTACGACGCCAGCCACAGTTACTTCCCGGCCATTGCGATCAGCGGAGGCGCCAACGCGGTGGCCGCGCTTGTGGCGATCGTGACCATCGGTCTCAAATCAAGAACGGCTGCGGAAGGGCTTTGA
- a CDS encoding MFS transporter produces the protein MVNATLETPHEADQPQATNPWLSVSMLAFGVFVVGTGEFVLAGLLPLLSSSLDIAPSVAGQVITIFALTCAIAGPVLVGVTGGWERRTVLLVAALVYLFGSVWTALAPSYAQVLIGQVVAALGVGLFVPTATVTAAAMVLRAHRGRAIALVVSGFTAATALGAPLGTAFGGVFGWRSTMWLATGLAALGVVGVAVFIPKSIRIATTTGLLQQLRLLRNPQILAVLGVTLLAFTAVYLPYTYMGIIFATATQGNGVYLAGLMATLGVIGTIGNLGAGMLADRVGGQKVVAIALLWLIVSMLILPLTTETLASAFAIIAFYGIAAFAITTPQQHRLISLKPEAAGVLVSLNQAILYLAIALSGSIGGLGIEWAGAGNLGLVAAALAAAALLLSASMRSSADRS, from the coding sequence ATGGTCAATGCCACGCTCGAAACCCCGCATGAGGCCGATCAGCCGCAGGCGACCAATCCATGGCTTTCGGTGTCGATGCTCGCCTTCGGCGTCTTCGTTGTCGGGACAGGTGAGTTCGTTCTGGCGGGCCTGTTGCCGCTTCTCAGCAGTTCGCTCGACATCGCGCCATCCGTTGCAGGGCAGGTCATTACGATTTTCGCTTTGACGTGCGCGATCGCGGGTCCGGTTCTCGTGGGCGTGACTGGCGGCTGGGAACGCCGAACCGTTCTCCTCGTCGCAGCCCTTGTCTATCTCTTCGGCAGTGTCTGGACCGCGCTTGCGCCAAGCTATGCGCAGGTTCTGATCGGTCAGGTCGTGGCGGCTCTTGGCGTCGGGCTGTTCGTGCCGACCGCCACTGTCACCGCCGCCGCCATGGTCCTGCGGGCACATCGGGGCAGGGCGATCGCTCTGGTCGTCAGCGGCTTTACGGCGGCCACTGCGCTTGGCGCGCCGCTGGGCACGGCTTTCGGCGGCGTGTTCGGCTGGCGATCGACCATGTGGCTTGCAACCGGGCTGGCAGCCCTCGGCGTCGTCGGCGTCGCCGTCTTCATTCCGAAGTCGATCAGGATCGCAACGACGACGGGCTTGCTGCAGCAGTTGCGGCTGCTGCGTAACCCGCAAATCCTGGCGGTCCTCGGAGTAACGCTCCTCGCCTTCACCGCGGTCTATCTGCCCTACACGTATATGGGCATCATCTTTGCGACCGCCACGCAAGGAAACGGCGTCTATCTGGCCGGCCTGATGGCGACGCTCGGCGTGATCGGCACGATCGGCAACCTGGGTGCCGGCATGCTTGCCGATAGGGTTGGCGGTCAGAAGGTTGTGGCAATCGCCTTGCTTTGGCTCATCGTCAGCATGCTGATCCTGCCGCTGACCACCGAGACACTGGCATCGGCCTTCGCGATCATCGCATTCTACGGGATCGCCGCCTTTGCGATCACGACGCCGCAGCAACACCGGCTGATCTCGCTGAAACCGGAGGCCGCCGGCGTGCTGGTCTCGCTCAATCAGGCCATTCTCTACCTTGCCATTGCGCTATCCGGTTCGATCGGTGGGCTTGGAATAGAGTGGGCAGGTGCTGGCAATCTCGGCTTGGTGGCGGCAGCGCTGGCAGCGGCGGCATTGCTGTTATCGGCGTCGATGAGATCGAGTGCCGATCGGAGCTGA